One stretch of Kwoniella pini CBS 10737 chromosome 3, complete sequence DNA includes these proteins:
- a CDS encoding methylthioribulose-1-phosphate dehydratase, giving the protein MSKQLTYEEAEALVVSEDPEHPANLISELCREFYKLGWVTGTGGGISIRQGEHVYLAPSGVQKERIKPEHIFVLPFAQSSVPKPGSKRDFLRIPSKKGLSESQCTPLFWNAFTMRSAGACIHTHSQHAVMLTLLHPRDAQSFKISHQEMIKGVRIGGVGKTLSFFNTLEIPIIDNTAVEEDLTESMAAAMEKYPDAPAILVRRHGVYVWGNTWEQAKTQSECLDYLFEIAVKMLLAKLPLVGDN; this is encoded by the exons ATGTCCAAGCAGCTAACATACGAAGAGGCAGAAGCCTTAGTTGTCAGTGAAGACCCAGAACAT CCCgctaatttgatttccGAATTATGTCGAGAATTCTATA AACTTGGATGGGTCACTGGTActggaggag GTATCTCAATTCGACAAGG CGAACATGTTTACCTCGCTCCATCAGGTGTGCAAAAGGAACGAATCAAGCCAGAACATATCTTTGTTCTTCCTTTCGCTCAATCTTCCGTACCTAAACCAGGGTCAAAGAGAGATTTCCTGAGGATACCGAGCAAGAAA GGTCTATCTGAATCACAGTGTACTCCACTCTTCTGGAACGCTTTCACGATGAGATCGGCAGGTGCCTGTATACATACGCATTCTCAGCATGCCG TCATGCTGACCCTCTTACACCCTCGAGATGCACAAAGCTTCAAGATCTCACACCAGGAGATGATCAAGGGAGTGAGAATAGGAGGTGTGGGAAAAACTCTTAGTTTCTTCAATACACTTGAAATCCCAATTATAGATAATACTGCTGTAGAAGAGGATCTGACCGAGAGTATGGCTGCT GCGATGGAGAAGTATCCCGATGCGCCTGCTATCTTGGTGAGAAGACATGGTGTCTATGTCTGGG GCAACACATGGGAACAAGCTAAAACTCAATCCGAATGCCTCGATTATCTGTTCGAAATCGCCGTCAAAATGCTTTTGGCCAAATTACCTCTTGTCGGAGACAACTAA